One genomic window of Tetrapisispora phaffii CBS 4417 chromosome 13, complete genome includes the following:
- the CIN8 gene encoding kinesin motor protein CIN8 (similar to Saccharomyces cerevisiae CIN8 (YEL061C); ancestral locus Anc_6.16), giving the protein MSADPQKIEDDTDEMNIMVAVRCRGRNKREIKSKSSVIVSVPDVMGSNEISINTSDDIVSGLTAQLNSKTYTVDKVFGPSANQRLIFEEIAEPLFNDFLRGYNCTVLVYGMTSTGKTYTMTGDEKLYKGDLSDSAGIIPRVLFKLFETIEFQSDNYVIKCSFIELYNEELKDLLIDSNNTKLKKLRIFDSNLSKSSNNNNISRQNSHFISGMDLRKNPINPINNSNDNTAIQNGNASIYIQNLEEFHIKNAREGIQLLQKGLKYRQVASTKMNDVSSRSHTIFTINLYKEHKGEIFKISKMNLVDLAGSENISRSGAQNQRAKEAGSINQSLLTLGRVINSIADKNIHIPFRESKLTRLLQDSLGGNTKTALIATISPAKLNAEETCSTLEYATKAKSIKNKPQLGSIIMKDVRLKDLNNELAKIKRDLTSTKQKDGVYMTQNHYKDLTNDLESYKTEIQECDRIVKSLELQNALLLKDKKASNEVNKLQELNLNEMTNTLSNIQTTLEIQHKKEQILVEELAHSREKSLKMKTVIKEYSEKEERIQSNMKSIFNDELIKLKELLIENLNGIAKENLIVQTNVKDNIKLIKDDVISIVTESQELSKKLFLEFSQQIIKETPLILEMFSSDVKKNQELNETYFANLFENLESIKQQYSKLNEYFSNDFFKSNHVTIVNDHVNTTKAIIEKSVSDIFKQFQQNMEAFAEQNEKLILENLKTVSSDLIQNEMNSFKEHKSEWDISFKKINHCDYLNNSYHDQMHTYLRNMKGKLQSSDEIIKKHMNQIKSNVDSLNSTPKLLNTDRAIGDNYNQIISKRDKLHDHLQISLNSTQNSLLVFDEICKSIQFAFANYSKTNLQESALLKGRLFADIDPLNDTNLNKQESLTFDKGDAKLTKENNEDMSSKDENKLNNQNVTLIGLKRSHMDLNDSDSPLKSRRIE; this is encoded by the coding sequence ATGTCGGCTGATCCACAAAAGATTGAAGATGATACTGatgaaatgaatattatGGTGGCTGTGAGGTGTCGTGGGCGCAATAAACGTGAGATCAAATCCAAAAGCTCAGTGATTGTCTCGGTTCCAGACGTGATGGGCTCAAATGAGATCTCCATTAACACGTCAGATGATATAGTGAGTGGATTGACAGCacaattgaattcaaaaacataTACCGTTGATAAAGTATTTGGACCAAGTGCAAACCAAAGGCTCATATTCGAAGAAATTGCAGAACCTCTgtttaatgattttttaagAGGTTACAATTGTACTGTTTTAGTATATGGAATGACCTCTACAGGTAAGACTTATACTATGACAGgtgatgaaaaattatataaaggTGATTTGAGTGATTCGGCTGGTATTATCCCTCgtgttttatttaaattgtttGAGACTATTGAGTTTCAAAGCGATAATTATGTTATTAAATGTTCTTTCATAGAACTGTACaatgaagaattgaaagatttattaattgattcaaataatacaaaattaaaaaaattaagaatatttgattcaaatttatcaaaatcatcaaataataataatatctcAAGACAAAATTCACATTTTATATCAGGTATGGATTTAAGGAAAAACCCAATAAATccaataaataattcaaatgataatacTGCGATACAAAATGGTAATGCAAGTATTTACATACAAAATCTAGAAGAGTTCCatattaaaaatgcaaGAGAAGGTATTCAATTGTTACAAAAAGGTTTGAAGTATAGGCAAGTGGCAAGTACGAAAATGAATGATGTCTCAAGTAGATCACACACAATATTcacaattaatttatataaagagCATAAAggtgaaatttttaaaatttctaaaATGAATTTAGTCGATTTAGCAGGGTCAGAGAACATTAGTAGGTCCGGTGCACAAAACCAAAGGGCGAAAGAGGCAGGTTCTATTAATCAAAGTTTGCTAACCCTTGGGAGAGTCATCAACTCAATAGCggataaaaatattcatattcCATTTCGtgaatcaaaattaacaaGATTACTTCAAGATTCTCTTGGTGGTAATACCAAGACTGCATTAATAGCTACTATTTCTCCAGCAAAATTAAATGCAGAAGAAACTTGTAGTACTTTGGAATACGCTACAAAGGCTAAAagcattaaaaataaaccaCAATTAGgatcaataataatgaaggATGTTAGGttgaaagatttaaataatgagtTAGCAAAAATAAAACGTGATTTGACATCGACAAAACAAAAGGATGGTGTTTATATGACACAGAATCATTATAAAGATCTCACAAATGACCTAGAGAGTTATAAGACAGAAATTCAAGAATGTGATAGAATAGTGAAAAGTTTAGAATTACAAAATGCTTTATTGCTAAAGGACAAGAAAGCATCAAATGAAGTTAATAAACTGCAGGAATTAAACTTGAATGAAATGACAAATACTTTATCTAACATTCAAACAACTTTAGAAATACAGCATAAAAAAGAGCAGATATTGGTAGAAGAATTGGCACACTCAAGAGAAAAGTCACTTAAGATGAAAACAGTCATTAAAGAATATTCGGAAAAGGAGGAAAGAATACAAAGTAATatgaaatcaatatttaatgatgaattgataaaattaaaagaattattaattgaaaatttaaatggtATTGCTAAAGAGAATCTGATCGTGCAAACTAACGTTAAAGATaacataaaattaattaaagatgACGTGATATCGATTGTTACAGAATCGCAAGAACTTTCCAAAAAATTGTTCCTTGAATTCAGTcaacaaattataaaagaaactCCACTTATCTTGGAAATGTTTAGTTCAgatgttaaaaaaaatcaagaaCTTAATGAAACGTATTTTGCAAATTTGTTCGAAAATTTGGAGAGTATTAAACaacaatattcaaaattaaacgAATATTTTAGTAATGATTTCTTTAAAAGCAACCATGTTACAATAGTTAATGATCATGTAAACACTACAAAAGCCATCATTGAGAAGAGTGTTtctgatatatttaaacaatttcaaCAAAACATGGAAGCTTTTGCtgaacaaaatgaaaaattgatattggaaaatttgaaaactGTATCTTCagatttaattcaaaatgaaatgaaCTCATTTAAAGAACATAAATCAGAGTGGGACATTTCATTTAAGAAAATCAATCATTGtgattatttgaataactCCTATCACGATCAAATGCATACATATCTAAGAAATATGAAAGGGAAATTACAGTCATCAGatgaaataataaagaagcATATGAATCAAATTAAATCTAATGTTGATTCTTTAAATAGCACCCCAAAACTTTTGAACACAGACCGAGCTATTGGAGATAACtataatcaaattattaGTAAAAGAGATAAATTACATGATCATTTACagatatcattaaattctACCCAAAATTCGTTATTAGTTTTTGATGAGATTTGTAAATCAATACAATTTGCTTTTGCGAATTATTCTAAAACCAATTTACAGGAATCGGCATTATTAAAGGGAAGGTTATTTGCAGATATCGATCCTTTAAATGACACTAACCTCAATAAACAAGAAAGTTTGACATTTGACAAAGGTGATGCAAAGTTGAcgaaagaaaataatgaagatatgAGCTCTAAAGATgagaataaattaaataatcaaaatgtAACATTAATAGGTTTAAAGAGAAGTCACATGGATTTAAATGACAGTGATAGTCCTCTTAAATCTCgaagaattgaataa
- the DNL4 gene encoding DNA ligase (ATP) DNL4 (similar to Saccharomyces cerevisiae DNL4 (YOR005C); ancestral locus Anc_6.18) codes for MTSVPNMNIDTSEREPRNFSPSPDFKWLCNELFVKLDEVRLKPKSVDTRPKNIQYDIVINNFIHLWRVTVGNDIYPALRLILPYRDRRNYYIREHTLIRIVCDYLKLQKNSVTEQRLRRWKQKARRSINLSSFCIQEIKKRLSEPVSKEKITIDKLNSILDSLSMERSSSKITNGSSGKKLSQLESIKYCFENMSFIELEYFFDILIKARLIGGLEHKFLNAWHPDANDYLSVVSELNIVTEKLWNPNFRLNSKDLTIALHNAFEPQLAKKVNLSYEVLSRRMNNKFTIEEKMDGERIQIHYMDYGHQIKYFSRRGNDYTYLYGKDKSTATISKYLQLNEDVKECILDGEMVSYDKSRNCILPFGMVKSGAANSLKIDGLENDLCSPLFIVFDVLFLNGSPLTNLPLYQRKEYLSNILTPKKSHIEILKFSIAHDSESIRSALQAAISVGSEGIVLKKYDSLYSVGDRNNDWIKVKPEYLEQFGENLDLIVIGRDPGKKDSLMCGVAVLENEESYEKILQEEVITLTSDDDDSQNNIPEDKPIRTKRITKFISFCVIANGISNEEFKEIDRKTFGCWKKFSDEAPPTDYLEFGTRLPVEWINPHDSVVLEVKARSLENNEALRDKFKTGYTLYGAYCRRIRTDKDFNDCYTFSDLVIATNKKRSSSELYGNHSHIKKKRSRTSKVNMLNQTLSIQDDDTGFTSKIFDGLSFFVISDYVDSNSSFRLRIDELINIIKVNGGQLIFNLVSQNLNEKYVRIMSCKKTFECNELIKRGYDIIHPKWILDCIANDKLLDFEPSHCFNVSQSLSTISKQRVDLLGDSYQKYITEEELELLISSKTPKEQLYSNPLQFDQQIEKIPIFLFSNKKAYTPKQCFSEKLLKETNLYIKLYGGTSVNNINDCNVIIIGDEHSKSSNEKISSIRKELSIHAVSSNNVIPIPRIVSYKWIEKSIAQGTQVVEEDFPIIF; via the coding sequence ATGACATCAGTTCCCAATATGAATATAGATACCTCAGAAAGAGAGCCTCGTAACTTTTCTCCTTCACCGGATTTTAAATGGCTTTGTAATGAACTTTTTGTTAAACTTGATGAGGTACGTTTGAAACCAAAATCAGTTGACACAAGACcgaaaaatattcaatatgatattgttataaataattttatacaTCTTTGGAGAGTTACAGTTGGGAATGATATATATCCTGCATTAAGGTTGATTCTACCATATAGAGATAGAAGGAACTATTATATTAGGGAACACACATTAATAAGGATAGTTTGTGACTATTTGAAATTACAGAAAAATTCAGTTACTGAACAAAGACTGAGAAGATGGAAACAAAAGGCTAGACGTTCCATTAATCTGTCCTCCTTTTGCATTCAAgaaataaagaaaagaCTTTCAGAGCCAGTATCAAAAGAGAAGATCACAATTGATAAACTAAATTCTATACTCGATTCCTTATCAATGGAGAGGAGCAGTTCTAAAATTACAAATGGATCATCTGGTAAGAAATTATCACAGTTAGAATCCATAAAGTATTGCTTTGAAAATATGAGCTTTATTGAATTAGAATACTTTTTTGATATCCTAATAAAGGCAAGGTTAATAGGTGGTTTGGAAcacaaatttttaaatgcCTGGCATCCTGATGCTAACGATTATTTAAGTGTAGTATCTGAATTAAATATCGTTACAGAAAAACTTTGGAATCCTAACTTTAGGTTAAATTCCAAAGATCTGACAATTGCGTTACATAATGCATTTGAACCACAACTAGCCAAAAAAGTCAATCTTTCATATGAGGTACTTTCTAGGAGGATGAACAATAAGTTTACCATCGAAGAAAAAATGGATGGTGAAAGAATTCAGATTCATTATATGGATTATGgtcatcaaataaaatacttTAGTAGACGTGGAAATGACTATACGTATTTATATGGAAAAGACAAAAGTACTGCAACAATATCAAAGTATTTGCAGCTTAATGAAGACGTAAAAGAATGTATATTGGATGGAGAAATGGTGAGTTACGATAAATCAAGAAATTGTATTTTACCATTTGGTATGGTTAAAAGTGGAGCTgcaaattctttaaaaatcGACGGACTTGAAAATGATCTCTGTAGTCCATTGTTTATAGTTTTtgatgttttatttttgaatggGTCCCCATTAACAAATTTACCATTATACCAAAGGAAGGAATATCTGagtaatattttaactCCCAAAAAATCACACATagagatattaaaattttctatAGCGCATGACAGTGAAAGTATCCGATCAGCATTACAAGCTGCCATATCAGTAGGTTCAGAGGGAATTGtactaaaaaaatatgattcattatattctgTTGGAGATAGGAACAATGATTGGATAAAAGTTAAACCAGAATATTTGGAACAATTTGGAGAAAACTTAGACTTAATTGTCATTGGAAGAGATCCTGGAAAGAAGGATTCTTTAATGTGTGGAGTAGCAGTTCTAGAAAATGAGGAGTCttatgaaaaaattttgcAGGAAGAAGTCATAACTCTGACTTccgatgatgatgatagtCAGAATAATATTCCTGAGGATAAACCAATACGAACTAAAAGGATAACAAAATTCATATCTTTTTGCGTCATTGCAAATGGAATTTCTAATGAAgaattcaaagaaataGATAGAAAAACTTTTGGCTGTTGGAAGAAATTTTCAGATGAAGCACCACCAACGGATTACCTTGAATTTGGAACCAGATTACCTGTGGAGTGGATCAACCCTCACGATTCTGTAGTTTTAGAAGTGAAAGCTAGGtctttagaaaataatgaagcTTTGAGggataaatttaaaactgGATATACTCTTTATGGAGCATATTGTAGACGAATTCGCACAGACAAGGATTTTAATGATTGCTATACATTTTCTGATCTTGTAATAgcaacaaataaaaaacgAAGTTCTTCAGAACTGTATGGCAATCATTCTCatataaaaaagaaacgaaGTAGAACATCAAAAGTTAACATGCTAAACCAAACCCTTTCTATACAAGATGATGATACAGGCTTTACTTCAAAGATATTTGATGGGTTATCCTTTTTTGTCATTTCTGATTATGTGGATAgcaattcttcttttagATTACGAATTGACGAActtatcaatataattaaagTGAATGGTGGTCAACTGATTTTCAATTTAGTTTCTCAAAACTTGAATGAGAAATATGTTAGAATTATGTCGTGTAAAAAAACATTCGAATgtaatgaattaataaaaagagGTTATGATATTATTCACCCAAAATGGATACTTGACTGTATTGCTAATGACAAATTGTTGGATTTTGAACCAAGTCATTGCTTCAATGTATCACAATCACTATCAACAATAAGCAAGCAACGAGTAGACCTCTTAGGTGACagttatcaaaaatatatcacaGAAGAAGAGTTGGAACTACTTATTTCTTCCAAAACTCCAAAAGAGCAGCTTTATTCAAATCCACTACAATTTGATCAACAAATTGAGAAGATAcctatatttttattttcgaACAAAAAAGCATATACTCCTAAACAATGtttttctgaaaaattactaaaagaaactaatttatatattaaactTTATGGAGGTACTTCCgttaataacattaatgATTGtaatgtaataataattggtGATGAACATTCTAAATCGagtaatgaaaaaattagtTCAATTAGGAAAGAACTATCTATCCATGCTGTAAGCAGTAATAACGTGATTCCTATTCCTAGGATTGTTAGTTATAAATGgattgaaaaatcaattgcTCAAGGAACTCAAGTAGTAGAAGAGGATTTTcctattattttctaa
- the TPHA0M00270 gene encoding uncharacterized protein (similar to Saccharomyces cerevisiae SGT2 (YOR007C); ancestral locus Anc_6.21), with amino-acid sequence MNTTDQEIASIIVDYFNKCITSGKLNQDNVDSLNVAIDCIADVFDVDKDLISNILKTAYRSNDLLTYLPNGKRSALNLDKKNTTINVSVQTKDKINAYNDLSRNKDDINVPVKVIEDIEETKETKVSNDDMKKAEKLKEKGNEEMKAKQYSKAIGSYSDAIKLYPTNFNYYNNRALAYIKANNFDHAIIDANKSIEIDSKIHPTNFKAYYRLGLAKYEIGDYEGSLAAFKRMIEIAQENNKGDEITKQMDADYEKAKEKVQELFFMQITKSTGKEGSGNSVNDGPKRKVTLNDILNMAGNNLNIIMSNPLFKEVVEQLLASNPQAKQQFDNVMNDPRVRQMKENVNSDSMSNIPILKDLFYSLLNTTVYEENLNGKK; translated from the coding sequence ATGAATACGACAGATCAGGAAATTGCTTCCATTATCGTGGACTATTTTAACAAATGCATAACTTCTGGTAAATTAAATCAAGATAATGTCGATTCTTTAAATGTTGCTATTGATTGTATTGCTGATGTGTTTGATGTTGataaagatttaattagtaatattttgaaaactgCTTATAGAAGTAATGATTTACTAACATATTTACCAAATGGTAAGAGATCTGcattaaatttagataaaaaaaatactaCGATAAATGTTTCTGTTCAAACAAAGGATAAGATAAATGCTTATAATGATTTAAGCAGAAATAAAGACGATATCAATGTCCCTGTAAAAGTaattgaagatattgaagaaactAAAGAAACTAAAGTTTCTAATGATGATATGAAAAAAGCTGAAAagttaaaagaaaaaggtAATGAAGAAATGAAAGCAAAGCAATATTCAAAAGCCATCGGTTCATATTCTGACgctataaaattatatccaacaaattttaattactATAATAATAGAGCACTTGCTTATATCAAagcaaataattttgatcACGCTATAATTGATGCAAATAAGTCTATTGAGATAGATTCAAAAATCCATCCAACAAATTTCAAAGCTTATTATAGACTTGGCTTAGCAAAATATGAGATTGGTGACTATGAAGGTTCTTTAGCTGCTTTTAAAAGGATGATTGAAATAGCTCAAGAAAACAACAAAGGGGATGAAATTACCAAACAAATGGATGCTGACTATGAAAAGGCAAAGGAGAAAGTacaagaattattttttatgcAAATTACAAAATCCACAGGTAAGGAGGGAAGTGGAAATTCTGTAAATGATGGCCCTAAACGTAAGGTAactttaaatgatatattaaatatggCTGGGAACAATCTAAATATCATTATGTCTAAtccattatttaaagaagttGTAGAACAATTACTTGCTTCAAATCCTCAAGCGAAACAACAATTTGATAATGTTATGAATGATCCAAGAGTGAGAcaaatgaaagaaaatgtGAATAGCGATTCAATGTCAAATATTCCAATATTAAAAGACTTGTTTTATTCACTTCTTAATACCACTGTATATGAAGAGAATTTAAATggaaagaaataa
- the TPHA0M00280 gene encoding pirin family protein (ancestral locus Anc_6.23), translated as MSQNTRSILKHFIAQEQAEGVGARVRRSIGTAKMRKFSPFLMLDHFNVIPPAGFPDHPHHGQETITYVRKGMVAHEDFTGSKGILRPGDLQFMTAGKAVCHSEMPVLMENGEILDGLQLWVDLPTNLKNTEPRYRDLHKENIPIAKPDENLEIEVISGKSYGIESVKDLAYTPVDFYVYKARKKGSAFTQDFSRDYNVFLYIVKGSVAIGNEVFPQHSSIFFNTDGDNVQGIVGSDDTEFAIIGGQILRQETVQHGPFVEETVEKLVKVFHNYESYTGGFERALNWRSSIRNGIDESQAANHK; from the coding sequence ATGTCGCAAAATACTCgttcaattttgaaacacTTCATTGCTCAAGAGCAAGCCGAAGGTGTCGGTGCAAGAGTTAGAAGATCAATTGGTACAGCAAAAATGAGGAAGTTCTCtccatttttaatgttagATCATTTTAATGTGATCCCACCTGCTGGTTTCCCCGACCATCCACATCATGGTCAAGAAACTATTACATATGTTCGTAAAGGTATGGTTGCCCATGAAGATTTCACGGGAAGTAAAGGTATTTTAAGACCAGGTGATCTACAATTTATGACAGCTGGCAAAGCAGTTTGCCATTCAGAGATGCCAGTTCTTATGGAGAACGGTGAAATACTAGATGGATTGCAATTATGGGTTGATCTACCgacaaatttgaaaaatacaGAACCAAGGTACAGAGATTTacataaagaaaatattccaattgCTAAACCAGATGAAAATTTGGAGATTGAAGTCATTAGTGGAAAGTCTTATGGGATTGAGTCTGTCAAGGACTTGGCGTACACACCTGTGGATTTCTACGTTTATAAGGCTAGAAAAAAAGGGAGTGCATTCACTCAAGATTTTTCTAGAGATTATAATgtctttttatatattgttaaagGGTCAGTTGCTATAGGGAATGAAGTATTTCCACAGCATTCctctattttctttaatacaGATGGTGATAACGTCCAAGGTATTGTAGGATCTGATGACACAGAATTTGCAATAATTGGCGGGCAAATTTTACGTCAAGAAACTGTACAACATGGTCCATTCGTTGAGGAAACAGTAGAAAAATTAGTAAAAGTCTTCCATAATTACGAATCTTATACTGGTGGTTTTGAAAGAGCTTTAAATTGGAGATCTTCGATCAGGAATGGTATCGATGAAAGTCAAGCCGCTAACCATAAATAA
- the IZH2 gene encoding PAQR-type receptor (similar to Saccharomyces cerevisiae IZH2 (YOL002C); ancestral locus Anc_6.27), translating to MTSSSRLQKRNGETIVSSSAVTEEEYTIANDGVKSNKKLVKIIGRFTRQLITITHWDDLPDWQKDNEHIHEGYVKETNSFINCFESLFFLHNESVNIYSHMVPGLCALFMLLIDINIIKKFPTTTFVDYFMIDLFLAGAFSCLILSSAFHTLKSHSLFVAIYGNKLDYLGIVILIVTSMISILYYGFYDTPYFFHLFSTITILFGIACGTVSLANKFRSREWRPYRATLFVCFGLSAVFPVLTGIWYYGLEDTFKRIQLKWIVTEGFFYIFGAFLYAMRYPERICPGAFDLWGHSHQIFHVFVVIAAYSHFHGLLSAYEYAHEMLIK from the coding sequence ATGACAAGTAGCTCTAGGTTACAAAAACGCAATGGCGAAACTATAGTTTCATCTTCTGCTGTTACAGAGGAGGAATATACTATTGCCAATGATGGAGTCAAGAGTAATAAGAAATTAGTGAAAATTATTGGGAGGTTTACAAGACAGTTAATTACAATTACGCACTGGGACGACTTACCTGATTGGCAAAAGGATAATGAGCATATTCATGAAGGTTATGTTAAGGAAACGAACAGTTTTATAAATTGTTTCGAgagtttattttttttacatAATGAATCAGTGAATATTTATTCTCATATGGTTCCAGGATTGTGTGCATTatttatgttattaattgatattaatataattaaaaaatttccAACTACTACATTCGTAGATTACTTTATGATTGACTTATTTTTAGCTGGTGCATTTTCTTGTTTGATATTAAGTAGTGCGTTTCATACATTGAAATCACATTCACTCTTTGTCGCAATTTATggaaataaattagattACCTAGGGATagttattttaattgtGACATCGATGATTAGTATTTTGTACTATGGTTTTTATGATACACCATATTTCTTTCATTTGTTTTCTACAATTACTATATTATTTGGAATAGCTTGTGGAACAGTGTCATTAGCGAATAAATTTCGTTCAAGAGAATGGAGACCATACAGAGCAACCTTATTCGTATGCTTTGGATTGTCTGCTGTTTTTCCAGTCCTCACAGGAATATGGTATTATGGATTGGAAGATACATTTAAAAGgattcaattaaaatggATTGTAACAGAAGGATTCTTTTACATTTTTGGTGCATTTTTATACGCAATGAGATACCCTGAAAGAATATGCCCAGGTGCATTTGATCTTTGGGGCCACTCACACCAGATCTTCCATGTATTTGTTGTTATCGCAGCATATAGTCACTTCCATGGGTTATTATCAGCATATGAGTACGCTCATGAAATGTTAATTAagtag